A genomic window from Montipora capricornis isolate CH-2021 chromosome 8, ASM3666992v2, whole genome shotgun sequence includes:
- the LOC138014600 gene encoding melatonin-related receptor-like yields the protein MSLPPRSLGLVVIETSTSAVLVLSGLIGNSVLLVALYKKPRLKTSIALIIAALAMIDLLNVSTSGSLFVFSLAKGKLCFSNLVCQISGFFLHFLTYASMATMALTAVNRFFCVLVPVVYKRTFTYRHSIAYIACLWGFVVVVVLVPIMSGWATFAFNPLMSVCSMEFANRRAEIGYTSFIVAVFVIVCLSIITFCYTRVFQFIRAHNANTVSLSKQEIRLTKALFVLVFAFVVLWVPAFLAILLFRVILPASLTPREMVLTVPYLMNVSSAFNPWIYGIMSSFVRNKMIKIFFKNRSQPDDSLRVITVVRAWERSCVLRKGSVIANASVPPNVSAETIQ from the coding sequence ATGTCCCTTCCTCCCAGAAGCCTTGGTCTGGTAGTTATTGAAACTTCGACATCTGCAGTGTTGGTGCTGTCTGGATTAATCGGCAACTCGGTCCTGTTAGTAGCTTTGTACAAAAAGCCTCGCTTGAAGACTTCCATAGCGCTGATAATCGCCGCTTTGGCAATGATAGATCTCTTAAATGTATCCACTTCTGGCTCGCTGTTCGTTTTCTCTCTTGCAAAAGGAAAACTGTGTTTTAGCAATCTCGTCTGCCAGATAAGTGGTTTCTTTCTTCACTTTCTCACCTACGCGTCAATGGCAACCATGGCACTTACAGCTGTCAATCGATTTTTTTGCGTTTTGGTTCCCGTAGTATACAAACGAACTTTCACCTATCGTCACTCGATTGCCTACATTGCATGCCTGTGGGGTTTCGTTGTTGTGGTGGTTTTAGTTCCTATCATGTCTGGTTGGGCCACGTTTGCCTTCAATCCTCTCATGTCCGTTTGTAGCATGGAATTCGCCAACCGAAGGGCAGAAATAGGCTACACTTCCTTTATCGTCGCCGTTTTCGTGATCGTCTGTCTCAGCATCATTACTTTCTGCTACACTCGTGTGTTTCAGTTTATTCGTGCACACAACGCTAACACCGTTTCCCTTTCCAAGCAAGAGATCCGCCTTACAAAGGCATTATTTGTACTCGTGTTTGCCTTCGTTGTACTATGGGTTCCCGCTTTTCTGGCAATCCTGCTCTTTCGCGTAATATTGCCTGCATCCCTCACCCCTAGAGAAATGGTCCTGACAGTGCCATATCTGATGAACGTCAGCAGTGCTTTTAACCCCTGGATATATGGAATAATGAGTTCTTTTGTTCGCAACAAGATGATAAAGATCTTCTTTAAAAACAGGTCACAGCCTGATGACTCTTTGAGAGTGATCACCGTGGTTCGCGCCTGGGAGCGCAGTTGCGTATTGCGAAAAGGAAGCGTAATTGCGAATGCTTCTGTGCCGCCAAATGTAAGCGCCGAAACTATTCAATGA
- the LOC138058887 gene encoding protein SPT2 homolog isoform X2, which yields MDFSQLMDLAAQNKSRGKSQDTKAATGKNSEGKSSKSGVSGEAVKAFLAKRELEKKKKAEEEAARRARIEERLAHSLGVKTKESGKRQTFDQSGKKVSIPDINRRTEKQKVSEHRDTKGAHGKSSQKSESGGMRPLPEVDIKNVDSSSKKLFQKGKGKAKGSRPLDFKALLAMAEENKNGGGRVLEHERRVKAEQSNVGDGLEKKIGQDEKKFLTNGQRKSTVDRKSNGQVNLQGSSKSQMKDTASKAQSLMADSKTKQVCKRPGVSINGFKDKGVEGKMSSTQAQSESRGKLKHTMKTHPRQDMNSLRERHIGIRRDRHLRKRKRNEHMDDAYDDDDFIDDGEGEEVDVSKYIKEIFGYDRSRFCDDDDDDLAAMESNFSQIEREEVKSSRIARLEDEIEQLKELNELRRHRDKLKKKAKK from the exons ATGGATTTCAGTCAATTAATGGACTTGGCTGCTCAGAATAAATCTCGTGGAAAAAGTCAG GACACTAAAGCTGCGACTGGAAAAAACTCAGAGGGTAAATCAAGTAAGAGTGGAGTATCTGGTGAGGCTGTAAAAGCATTTCTTGCCAAAAGagaacttgaaaagaaaaagaaagctg AAGAAGAGGCTGCAAGACGAGCTAGGATTGAGGAACGCCTTGCTCATTCTCTTGGTGttaaaacaaaggaatctgGAAAAAGGCAAACATTTGATCAAAGTGGAAAGAAAGTATCAATACCTGACATAAATAGGAGAACTGAGAAACAGAAAGTTTCTGAACATAGAGACACAAAGGGGGCACATGGGAAAAGTTCGCAGAAATCAGAGAGTGGTGGAATGAGGCCCTTGCCTGAAGTTGATATTAAAAATGTTGATTCAAGTTCCAAGAAATTGTTCCAAAAGGGTAAAGGGAAAGCTAAAGGCAGTAGGCCGTTGGATTTCAAAGCATTGCTTGCTATGgcagaggaaaacaaaaatggagGTGGGAGAGTGTTAGAACATGAAAGAAGAGTTAAGGCCGAACAAAGCAATGTAGGTGATGGACTTGAGAAGAAGATCGGTCAGGATGAGAAAAAGTTTTTGACTAATGGACAGCGTAAGTCTACCGTGGATAGAAAATCTAATGGACAGGTAAATCTACAAGGATCTTCAAAATCACAAATGAAAGATACTGCAAGTAAAGCACAGTCTTTGATGGCAGATTCCAAAACTAAACAGGTTTGTAAAAGACCAGGGGTATCAATAAATGGCTTTAAAGATAAGGGAGTTGAAGGAAAAATGTCATCAACTCAGGCACAGTCAGAAAGTCGTGGAAAATTAAAGCACACTATGAAAACCCATCCAAGGCAAGATATGAACTCGCTAAGAGAACGACATATTGGGATCAGACGAGACAGACATTTGCGAAAGAGAAAGAGGAATGAACACATGGATGATgcatatgatgatgatgactttaTTGATGATGGAGAGGGAGAAGAGGTTGATGTTTCCAAGTATATCAAAGAAATATTTGGTTATGATAGATCAAG GTtctgtgatgatgatgatgatgacttggCAGCCATGGAAAGTAACTTTTCACAGATTGAAAGAGAGGAAGTAAAAAG CTCCAGAATAGCACGGCTTGAGGATGAAATTGAGCAACTGAAGGAATTGAATGAACTGAGACGACACAGAGATAAACTTAAAAAGAAGGCCAAGAAATGA
- the LOC138058887 gene encoding protein SPT2 homolog isoform X1: protein MDFSQLMDLAAQNKSRGKSQDTKAATGKNSEGKSSKSGVSGEAVKAFLAKRELEKKKKAAEEEAARRARIEERLAHSLGVKTKESGKRQTFDQSGKKVSIPDINRRTEKQKVSEHRDTKGAHGKSSQKSESGGMRPLPEVDIKNVDSSSKKLFQKGKGKAKGSRPLDFKALLAMAEENKNGGGRVLEHERRVKAEQSNVGDGLEKKIGQDEKKFLTNGQRKSTVDRKSNGQVNLQGSSKSQMKDTASKAQSLMADSKTKQVCKRPGVSINGFKDKGVEGKMSSTQAQSESRGKLKHTMKTHPRQDMNSLRERHIGIRRDRHLRKRKRNEHMDDAYDDDDFIDDGEGEEVDVSKYIKEIFGYDRSRFCDDDDDDLAAMESNFSQIEREEVKSSRIARLEDEIEQLKELNELRRHRDKLKKKAKK, encoded by the exons ATGGATTTCAGTCAATTAATGGACTTGGCTGCTCAGAATAAATCTCGTGGAAAAAGTCAG GACACTAAAGCTGCGACTGGAAAAAACTCAGAGGGTAAATCAAGTAAGAGTGGAGTATCTGGTGAGGCTGTAAAAGCATTTCTTGCCAAAAGagaacttgaaaagaaaaagaaagctg CAGAAGAAGAGGCTGCAAGACGAGCTAGGATTGAGGAACGCCTTGCTCATTCTCTTGGTGttaaaacaaaggaatctgGAAAAAGGCAAACATTTGATCAAAGTGGAAAGAAAGTATCAATACCTGACATAAATAGGAGAACTGAGAAACAGAAAGTTTCTGAACATAGAGACACAAAGGGGGCACATGGGAAAAGTTCGCAGAAATCAGAGAGTGGTGGAATGAGGCCCTTGCCTGAAGTTGATATTAAAAATGTTGATTCAAGTTCCAAGAAATTGTTCCAAAAGGGTAAAGGGAAAGCTAAAGGCAGTAGGCCGTTGGATTTCAAAGCATTGCTTGCTATGgcagaggaaaacaaaaatggagGTGGGAGAGTGTTAGAACATGAAAGAAGAGTTAAGGCCGAACAAAGCAATGTAGGTGATGGACTTGAGAAGAAGATCGGTCAGGATGAGAAAAAGTTTTTGACTAATGGACAGCGTAAGTCTACCGTGGATAGAAAATCTAATGGACAGGTAAATCTACAAGGATCTTCAAAATCACAAATGAAAGATACTGCAAGTAAAGCACAGTCTTTGATGGCAGATTCCAAAACTAAACAGGTTTGTAAAAGACCAGGGGTATCAATAAATGGCTTTAAAGATAAGGGAGTTGAAGGAAAAATGTCATCAACTCAGGCACAGTCAGAAAGTCGTGGAAAATTAAAGCACACTATGAAAACCCATCCAAGGCAAGATATGAACTCGCTAAGAGAACGACATATTGGGATCAGACGAGACAGACATTTGCGAAAGAGAAAGAGGAATGAACACATGGATGATgcatatgatgatgatgactttaTTGATGATGGAGAGGGAGAAGAGGTTGATGTTTCCAAGTATATCAAAGAAATATTTGGTTATGATAGATCAAG GTtctgtgatgatgatgatgatgacttggCAGCCATGGAAAGTAACTTTTCACAGATTGAAAGAGAGGAAGTAAAAAG CTCCAGAATAGCACGGCTTGAGGATGAAATTGAGCAACTGAAGGAATTGAATGAACTGAGACGACACAGAGATAAACTTAAAAAGAAGGCCAAGAAATGA
- the LOC138058888 gene encoding protein lin-7 homolog C-like, with amino-acid sequence MASHEPLTLARDLNRAIELIDKLLASGDIPPKKLQALQKVLQSEFCSAIREVYEHVYETVDIQGNPEVRAQATAKATIAAFAASEGYAHPRVVELPKTEEGLGFNVMGGREQNSPIYISRIIPGGTADRNGGLKRGDQLLSVNGVSVEGENHEKAVDLLKAAEGSVRLVVKFTPKLLEEMEARFDRQRGSRRR; translated from the exons ATGGCGAGCCATGAACCACTCACTCTTGCTAGAG ACCTCAACCGTGCAATCGAGCTGATTGACAAGTTGTTAGCCA GTGGGGATATTCCACCCAAGAAACTTCAGGCCTTACAAAAAGTGTTGCAGAGTGAGTTCTGTAGTGCAATTCGTGAG GTTTATGAGCATGTCTATGAGACAGTTGACATTCAAGGGAACCCTGAAGTGCGAGCACAAGCCACTGCCAAG GCCACCATTGCCGCTTTTGCCGCCAGTGAGGGGTATGCACATCCACGAGTAGTTGAACTTCCCAAA ACTGAAGAGGGACTTGGTTTTAATGTAATGGGTGGAAGAGAGCAGAATTCACCCATTTATATTTCTCGCATTATTCCTGGTGGGACAGCTGACAG GAATGGTGGCTTAAAACGAGGTGATCAGTTGCTCTCTGTCAACGGGGTG AGCGTTGAAGGAGAGAATCATGAGAAAGCTGTTGACCTTTTAAAAGCGGCAGAAG GAAGTGTTCGTTTGGTTGTTAAGTTTACTCCAAAAT TGTTGGAGGAAATGGAAGCTAGATTTGACCGACAGCGTGGATCTCGACGACGCTG A